In Pseudoliparis swirei isolate HS2019 ecotype Mariana Trench chromosome 2, NWPU_hadal_v1, whole genome shotgun sequence, the following are encoded in one genomic region:
- the neurod1 gene encoding neurogenic differentiation factor 1 — protein MTRSVQEEQESVQSEEQQDLHSPMEGGGEGEGEEEEDGLHHLEEDEEEDDEEEEEDDGENKPKRRGPKKKKMTKARVQRFKVRRMKANARERNRMHGLNDALECLRKIVPCYSKTQKLSKIETLRLAKNYIWALSEVLRSGKAPDLMSFVQALCKGLSQPTTNLVAGCLQLNPRTFLPEQTPDLPVHLPPAGAAPYPGHYSYQSPGLTAGLPSPPYGTMEPSHAFHQVKGQPYGPPEPFFDGVLVSDGPAFDPPLSPPLSINGNFSSFKHEAAAAADYDKSFSFSAHYGGAGAAGGGGGHPAIYGGGGPNPRCSELQVDGLMGLDGHTHHERMMNAQLNAIFHDS, from the exons ATGACCAGGTCtgtgcaggaggagcaggagtctGTGCAgtcggaggagcagcaggatcTTCACAGCCCCAtggaaggagggggagaaggagaaggcgaagaagaggaggacggcCTCCACCAtctggaggaggacgaagaggaggacgatgaggaggaagaggaggacgacggCGAGAACAAACCCAAGAGGCGagggccgaagaagaagaagatgacgaaGGCTCGTGTTCAGAG GTTTAAGGTCCGTCGGATGAAGGCGAACGCCCGCGAGAGGAACCGCATGCACGGGCTGAACGACGCTCTGGAGTGTCTGCGGAAAATTGTCCCTTGCTACTCCAAAACCCAGAAACTGTCCAAGATCGAGACGCTGCGCCTCGCCAAGAACTACATCTGGGCCCTGAGCGAGGTGCTGCGCTCCGGCAAGGCCCCCGACCTCATGAGTTTCGTCCAGGCGCTCTGCAAAG GTCTGTCTCAGCCGACCACCAACCTGGTGGCGGGCTGCCTGCAGCTGAATCCCCGAACGTTCCTGCCGGAGCAGACGCCCGACCTGCCGGTCCACCTCCCCCCGGCCGGCGCCGCCCCCTACCCCGGACACTACTCCTACCAGAGCCCGGGGCTGACGGCCGGCCTGCCCAGCCCGCCCTACGGCACCATGGAGCCGTCCCACGCCTTCcaccaggtcaaaggtcagccctACGGCCCGCCGGAGCCCTTCTTCGACGGCGTGCTGGTGTCGGACGGCCCGGCGTTCGACCCGCCCCTCAGCCCGCCGCTCAGCATCAACGGGAACTTCTCGTCCTTCAAGCACGAGGCCGCCGCGGCCGCCGACTACGACAAGAGCTTCTCCTTCAGCGCGCACTACGGGGGAGCGGGAgcagccggcggcggcggcgggcaccCCGCCATCTATGGTGGCGGCGGGCCCAACCCGCGGTGCAGCGAGCTGCAGGTGGACGGGCTGATGGGCTTAGACGGACACACGCACCACGAGCGGATGATGAACGCCCAGCTGAACGCCATCTTCCACGACTCCTGA